A genomic region of Salinibacter pepae contains the following coding sequences:
- a CDS encoding T9SS type A sorting domain-containing protein — protein MTSRLLLLLGLLLPLGAVAQAPQNLDAVPGNQENTLTWDAPTGLDDETVVCYGLYRDTAEIPSTDPEEQSEKRIEGIEATEGTPPTYTDTGLSEGQEYYYRVAAEVVETEERPVSCGDAATQVSSLSNQASATPLFLQLTEPSPPASPDPVEAGTAVDVTADVRSLPSGADVLLRSREGGEPTYVQKEMEGNEERTRTILDSRVTLRGIEYVVEVRDEEEILAQAPSDGPASIRVEGEVTPPQQPSGAYRIVSFPTELDEPELSNIFEPLLPYDPSEWRLFSIGASGLTADGGYVEQNELEGASLSAGRALWFIRRNGGALASLDGTSVPINQPHEISLDEGWNLIGNPFAFDVPLSQVRVENTAGSLQDVLGYNGNNFVNQAGGALKPYRGYLVYLSGGQGGTLVVDPSPEEASASIASARAPDPRWAVDLSARVGQARDPMNTFGTAPSATDGVEAADGREPPPIGDYVSLRFRAPSQDRGLWRDMRSTGGGLRTWTAEVRTNVSGLVTINASGISSVPDDQSVWLVDPVLDQTQNLRETPTYQFPASEATDARPLRILVGPAAAVQRRLGRDADRPERVELLPSVPHPVRSHATFRYRVPERTRATLELYDLLGRRVATLVDDESVGPGTHTYAWTRQDTGGTLSSGAYLLRLQAGDVTRTRRLVIMQ, from the coding sequence ATGACGAGTCGGTTGCTCCTCCTTCTTGGGCTCCTTCTTCCGCTTGGGGCTGTGGCACAGGCGCCCCAGAACCTCGATGCCGTTCCCGGGAACCAGGAGAATACGTTGACCTGGGACGCCCCAACGGGGCTAGACGACGAGACGGTGGTGTGCTACGGGCTGTACCGGGACACGGCGGAGATCCCCTCCACCGACCCAGAGGAGCAGTCTGAAAAACGGATCGAGGGGATAGAAGCAACCGAGGGGACTCCTCCGACCTACACCGACACTGGTCTGTCGGAGGGACAGGAGTACTACTACCGGGTGGCGGCCGAGGTCGTCGAGACGGAAGAGCGTCCTGTTTCGTGTGGGGACGCGGCGACGCAGGTTTCGTCGCTCTCGAATCAGGCGTCGGCCACGCCGCTATTCCTTCAGCTCACCGAGCCGTCCCCGCCAGCCTCCCCCGACCCGGTTGAGGCAGGCACGGCCGTTGACGTGACGGCGGATGTAAGAAGCCTGCCGTCCGGGGCAGACGTGTTGCTTCGGTCCCGAGAGGGCGGAGAGCCGACGTACGTCCAGAAAGAAATGGAGGGCAATGAGGAGCGTACGAGGACCATTCTTGACTCTCGCGTCACTCTCCGCGGCATCGAATACGTTGTGGAGGTCCGAGATGAAGAGGAGATCCTGGCACAGGCCCCGTCCGACGGCCCGGCGTCGATTCGGGTCGAGGGAGAGGTAACTCCTCCTCAGCAGCCCAGCGGTGCGTACCGAATCGTGTCGTTTCCCACTGAGCTGGACGAGCCGGAACTGTCCAACATATTCGAGCCGCTGCTCCCGTACGACCCGTCGGAGTGGCGACTCTTCTCAATTGGGGCCAGCGGCCTCACGGCGGATGGCGGCTACGTAGAGCAAAACGAGTTGGAGGGGGCGTCCCTGAGTGCCGGCCGGGCGTTGTGGTTTATCCGCCGGAATGGCGGGGCCCTGGCTTCGCTCGACGGCACGTCGGTTCCCATAAACCAGCCCCACGAGATTTCACTGGACGAGGGGTGGAACCTCATCGGCAACCCGTTTGCGTTCGACGTGCCGCTGAGCCAAGTTCGGGTGGAGAACACGGCCGGGTCCCTGCAGGACGTATTGGGCTACAACGGCAACAATTTTGTCAATCAGGCGGGCGGTGCGCTTAAGCCCTACCGGGGCTACCTTGTGTACCTCTCCGGTGGGCAGGGCGGCACGCTCGTCGTTGACCCGAGCCCGGAGGAAGCGTCCGCCTCTATCGCGTCGGCCCGCGCCCCGGACCCGCGGTGGGCGGTCGACCTGTCGGCCCGAGTGGGGCAGGCACGCGATCCGATGAACACGTTCGGGACGGCCCCCAGCGCCACGGACGGCGTGGAGGCGGCGGACGGCCGGGAGCCCCCGCCCATCGGCGATTACGTCTCCCTCCGCTTCCGGGCCCCCTCGCAGGACAGGGGACTCTGGCGCGACATGCGCTCAACGGGCGGCGGCCTCCGCACCTGGACGGCCGAGGTGCGGACCAACGTGTCCGGCCTGGTCACCATAAATGCCTCGGGCATCTCGTCGGTGCCCGACGACCAGTCGGTGTGGCTCGTGGACCCGGTCCTGGACCAGACGCAAAATTTGCGGGAGACGCCGACGTACCAGTTCCCGGCGTCCGAGGCGACCGACGCCCGCCCCCTGCGAATCCTCGTCGGCCCCGCCGCGGCGGTCCAGCGCCGACTGGGGCGAGATGCGGATCGGCCGGAGCGCGTTGAGCTCCTGCCCAGCGTGCCCCACCCGGTGCGCAGCCACGCCACCTTCCGGTACCGGGTCCCCGAGCGCACCCGAGCCACCCTGGAGCTGTACGACCTGCTGGGGCGGCGCGTGGCCACGCTCGTCGACGACGAGTCTGTCGGCCCCGGCACCCACACCTACGCCTGGACCCGCCAGGATACCGGGGGCACCCTTTCCAGTGGCGCCTACCTGCTTCGCCTGCAGGCCGGGGACGTCACGCGGACCCGCCGCCTCGTCATCATGCAGTAG
- a CDS encoding sensor histidine kinase: MSLRRKILLMVFGLALGAVVTGGVAGLTLWYVRVGAAPFLAEAPQLDALLRRGLWLVGGVTGALALGAALAGRWLLVSFRQSLQVLQDAVEQVRTGRLDAQVSVDPDDELRRLAQALNRMTTTLSQQTVSRSYLQAVLDSMAELLFVVDADGRVRRANAAAAQALGRSASALRGTALGDHFDADPLASLGEGTVECTLTPTDGPERPVLVSRSALERADATQGTLVCVAQDISERKAAEEKLRRSLEEKEVLLREIHHRVKNNLQVISSLLNAQARDVESPAVEERFTETQDRIRSMASIHEQLYQTDDLSRIEFDAYLEGLLDDLFRSHRTAPIDRTLAADAQPLSVDQAIPAGLIVNELVTNALEHAFPEGRSGTVAVTFRADGGTARLTVADNGRGADGLGGNGSLGLRLVRGLTRQLRGTLSTDLDDGVTVTIAFPTNPSS, from the coding sequence ATGTCGCTCCGGCGCAAGATTTTACTGATGGTGTTCGGACTCGCCCTCGGGGCCGTCGTCACGGGGGGCGTCGCGGGGCTGACCCTCTGGTATGTGCGGGTCGGGGCCGCCCCCTTCCTGGCGGAGGCGCCCCAGCTCGACGCCCTGCTCCGCCGGGGCCTCTGGCTCGTCGGCGGCGTGACGGGCGCCCTCGCGCTCGGGGCCGCGCTCGCCGGGCGGTGGCTGCTCGTGTCGTTCCGGCAGTCCCTCCAGGTCCTCCAGGACGCCGTGGAGCAGGTCCGCACCGGTCGCCTCGACGCCCAGGTCTCAGTCGACCCAGACGATGAGCTCCGGCGACTGGCCCAGGCCCTGAACCGGATGACCACCACGCTCAGTCAGCAGACCGTCTCGCGGAGCTACCTCCAGGCCGTGCTCGACTCCATGGCGGAGCTGCTGTTTGTGGTTGACGCCGACGGGCGCGTCCGTCGGGCCAACGCGGCGGCCGCACAGGCCCTCGGCCGCTCGGCATCGGCCCTGCGCGGAACGGCACTCGGCGATCACTTCGACGCCGACCCGTTGGCCTCCTTGGGGGAGGGGACGGTCGAATGCACCCTCACCCCCACGGACGGCCCCGAGCGGCCCGTGCTCGTCTCGCGGTCGGCCCTGGAGCGAGCGGACGCCACGCAGGGCACGCTCGTGTGCGTGGCGCAGGACATCTCGGAGCGGAAGGCCGCCGAGGAGAAGCTGCGGCGCTCCCTGGAGGAAAAAGAGGTTCTCCTCCGCGAGATTCATCACCGCGTCAAGAACAACCTGCAGGTCATTTCGAGCCTGCTGAACGCCCAGGCCCGCGACGTGGAGAGTCCTGCAGTCGAGGAGCGGTTCACGGAGACGCAGGACCGCATCCGCTCCATGGCGTCCATCCACGAGCAGCTCTACCAGACCGACGACCTGTCGCGAATCGAGTTCGACGCGTACCTGGAGGGCCTCCTGGATGACCTCTTCCGGTCGCACCGCACCGCCCCCATCGATCGCACCCTGGCGGCCGACGCCCAGCCGCTCTCCGTGGATCAGGCCATCCCCGCCGGCCTTATCGTGAACGAGCTCGTCACGAACGCCCTCGAGCATGCCTTTCCGGAGGGCCGGTCCGGCACCGTCGCCGTCACGTTCCGCGCCGACGGGGGCACCGCACGCCTCACCGTGGCGGACAATGGCCGCGGCGCGGACGGGCTCGGCGGAAACGGAAGCCTCGGGCTTCGGCTGGTCCGGGGGCTGACGCGCCAGCTTCGGGGCACCCTCTCCACCGACCTCGACGACGGGGTGACCGTCACGATCGCGTTCCCCACGAACCCATCCAGCTAG
- a CDS encoding sigma 54-interacting transcriptional regulator: MSRPPRILIVEDEFAVAMELEDHLGALGYTVVDHVMTGAAAIDRAAGADLDLVLMDVRLDGPMDGVEAARTIRKDHPLPVVFVTAYSDDETLQRATDTTPFGYVVKPFNEREIYAAVEVALQTHALQRRVERARDDLRQLLNGLRQGTALTDGTGRLRFLSDPAARLLDVASEAATGTPWADLLPVGDEALEALQSRMDGTADADEPVTATLSHDDGPSYRVEIDVRDDPRDSERHILVFYDVTEVHELRRMLDDRARFHDLVGKSAPMQDAYEQIRSVAEVKTTVLIQGETGSGKELAARAIHDESPRSEGPFVTVNCAALNPDLAGSRLFGHRAGAFTGATEDREGYFEAADRGTLFLDEIGDVPLDVQRQLLRVLEEEAVTRLGETEARPVDVRIVAATHRSLDEEVEADRFRQDLLYRIRIARVALPPLRERRSDLPLLVRTFLREIRARTGADVDRVGDEALRRLLNYDWPGNVRELKNALEAALIRASGDVLRADDLPPEIREASPSARSAPEEAERIRAALEQTDGNRTEAAELLGISRATLYRRLDEYNIE, from the coding sequence ATGTCGCGCCCCCCCCGCATCTTGATCGTAGAGGACGAGTTTGCCGTCGCCATGGAACTGGAGGATCACCTGGGGGCACTCGGCTACACCGTGGTGGACCACGTGATGACCGGCGCCGCGGCAATCGACCGGGCGGCAGGGGCCGATCTCGACCTGGTGCTGATGGACGTGCGTCTCGACGGCCCGATGGACGGCGTGGAGGCGGCCCGCACCATTCGGAAGGATCATCCCCTCCCCGTCGTCTTCGTGACCGCCTACAGCGACGACGAGACGCTTCAGCGGGCGACCGACACGACGCCGTTCGGCTACGTCGTGAAGCCGTTCAACGAGCGGGAGATCTACGCCGCGGTGGAGGTGGCGCTGCAGACCCACGCCCTGCAGCGCCGCGTGGAGCGGGCCCGCGACGACCTCCGGCAGCTCCTGAATGGGCTCCGCCAGGGCACGGCCCTCACCGACGGGACCGGGCGCCTCCGATTCCTAAGCGACCCGGCCGCCCGCCTGCTCGATGTCGCGTCCGAGGCCGCCACCGGCACGCCGTGGGCCGACCTCCTCCCCGTCGGCGACGAGGCCCTCGAGGCGCTCCAGTCCCGAATGGACGGCACGGCCGACGCCGACGAGCCCGTCACCGCTACCCTCTCCCACGACGACGGCCCGTCCTACCGCGTCGAGATCGACGTTCGCGACGACCCGCGCGACAGCGAGCGTCACATCCTGGTCTTCTACGACGTGACCGAGGTCCACGAGCTCCGGCGCATGCTCGACGACCGGGCCCGGTTCCACGACCTCGTGGGCAAGAGCGCCCCGATGCAGGACGCCTACGAGCAGATTCGGTCCGTCGCCGAGGTCAAAACCACGGTGCTCATCCAGGGCGAGACGGGCAGCGGGAAGGAACTCGCCGCCCGGGCCATCCACGACGAGAGCCCGCGGTCTGAGGGCCCGTTCGTCACCGTCAACTGCGCCGCCCTCAACCCCGACCTCGCCGGCAGCCGACTCTTCGGGCACCGGGCGGGCGCCTTTACGGGAGCGACCGAGGACCGGGAGGGGTACTTCGAGGCGGCCGACAGGGGCACGCTGTTCCTCGACGAGATTGGGGACGTCCCGCTCGACGTGCAGCGGCAGCTCCTGCGGGTGCTCGAAGAGGAGGCCGTTACGCGACTCGGGGAGACGGAGGCCCGCCCGGTCGACGTCCGCATCGTGGCCGCCACCCACCGAAGCCTAGACGAAGAGGTGGAGGCCGACCGGTTTCGTCAAGACCTGCTGTACCGGATTCGGATCGCCCGCGTGGCCCTCCCGCCCCTCCGCGAGCGCCGGTCGGACCTGCCCCTCCTGGTGCGCACCTTCCTTCGTGAAATCCGGGCCCGCACCGGGGCGGACGTCGACCGCGTCGGCGACGAGGCCCTCCGCCGCCTGCTCAACTACGACTGGCCGGGCAACGTGCGCGAGCTGAAAAATGCACTGGAGGCGGCCCTCATCCGCGCGTCCGGCGATGTGCTCCGGGCAGACGACCTTCCCCCCGAGATTCGGGAGGCGTCCCCCTCTGCCCGGTCGGCCCCCGAAGAGGCCGAGCGCATCCGGGCGGCCCTCGAGCAGACCGACGGCAACCGCACCGAGGCCGCCGAGCTGCTCGGCATCAGTCGGGCCACCCTGTACCGCCGCCTCGACGAGTACAACATCGAGTAG
- a CDS encoding NADH-quinone oxidoreductase subunit N, which translates to MDLSTAFPALVADLPAAFSMSVVGGVGLAMIVLDAFRNDHPAIPWLGVAALGVSAVWEITHLGAPPSTVFFETLRTGGFVAFINLIILLTGLATILLSVPYLNQLRYDYGEVYALVMFCTVGMIMLGSANNMVSIFLGLETMSVCLYVLTGFIREDEGAVESALKYFLLGAFSTGFFLYGIALMYGATGTMALPAMAAAELGTLSTRLLFWGGFALFLVGFFFKVSAAPFHMWTPDVYQGAPTPLTGYMSTATKAAAFAALILVLVHAVPGGEWQLSVAAVAVLTMVIGNVMALAQTNVKRLLAYSSIAHAGYLLVGLSAGTSAGYAGALFYLLVYAVMNIGAFGVMSMLEWDGKEGREQTLSSLAGIANDRPVLGSTMGIFMLSLIGFPPLGGFIGKYLVFAPAVEAGLTWLVVIGVLMSALSAYYYLRVVYVFWMQSADEVAATDPVRAAAFPRATVAATGTLVVCAVALVVLGVFFGGVLETTLGFFETTAMATAP; encoded by the coding sequence ATGGATTTGTCGACTGCATTCCCGGCGCTCGTGGCCGACCTGCCGGCCGCCTTTTCGATGTCGGTCGTGGGGGGGGTCGGGCTTGCGATGATTGTCCTCGATGCGTTCCGGAACGACCACCCGGCCATTCCCTGGCTCGGCGTGGCGGCGCTCGGCGTGTCTGCGGTCTGGGAGATCACGCATCTCGGGGCCCCTCCGAGCACGGTGTTCTTCGAAACCCTCCGAACCGGGGGCTTCGTGGCGTTCATTAACCTGATCATCCTGCTGACGGGCCTGGCCACGATCCTCCTCTCGGTGCCCTACCTGAACCAGTTGCGGTACGACTACGGGGAGGTGTACGCGCTGGTCATGTTCTGCACGGTCGGCATGATCATGCTCGGCTCGGCCAACAACATGGTCAGCATTTTCCTCGGGCTCGAAACGATGTCGGTGTGCCTCTACGTCCTGACCGGGTTCATCCGAGAGGACGAAGGGGCGGTGGAGAGCGCGCTCAAGTACTTTCTGCTCGGGGCGTTCTCGACCGGCTTCTTCCTGTACGGCATCGCGCTCATGTACGGCGCCACGGGGACGATGGCCCTGCCGGCGATGGCGGCGGCGGAGCTCGGGACGCTCTCGACGCGGCTCCTCTTCTGGGGCGGATTCGCGCTCTTCCTGGTGGGCTTCTTCTTCAAGGTGAGCGCGGCGCCCTTTCACATGTGGACCCCGGACGTGTACCAGGGGGCGCCCACGCCCCTCACCGGGTACATGTCGACGGCGACGAAGGCCGCCGCGTTCGCCGCCCTCATCCTGGTCCTCGTCCACGCCGTGCCGGGCGGGGAGTGGCAGCTGTCCGTGGCCGCGGTGGCGGTCCTGACGATGGTGATTGGAAACGTGATGGCGCTGGCCCAGACCAATGTCAAGCGCCTGCTCGCGTACTCGTCCATCGCGCACGCCGGGTACCTGCTCGTGGGGCTCTCGGCGGGAACGTCGGCCGGATACGCCGGCGCCCTCTTCTACCTGCTGGTCTACGCGGTGATGAACATCGGCGCCTTCGGCGTAATGTCGATGCTGGAGTGGGACGGGAAGGAGGGGCGCGAACAGACGCTTTCGTCCCTGGCGGGCATCGCCAACGACCGCCCCGTCCTCGGCAGCACGATGGGCATCTTCATGCTGAGCCTGATCGGGTTTCCGCCGCTCGGGGGCTTCATTGGCAAATATCTCGTGTTCGCCCCGGCGGTCGAGGCCGGGCTCACCTGGCTCGTGGTGATCGGCGTGCTCATGAGCGCCCTGAGTGCCTACTACTACCTGCGCGTCGTGTACGTCTTCTGGATGCAGTCGGCCGACGAGGTGGCGGCGACCGATCCGGTGCGGGCGGCCGCGTTCCCCCGCGCCACGGTGGCGGCGACCGGCACGCTCGTGGTGTGTGCGGTGGCGCTCGTCGTGCTCGGGGTCTTCTTCGGCGGCGTCCTCGAGACCACGCTGGGCTTCTTCGAGACCACCGCAATGGCGACCGCGCCCTGA
- a CDS encoding 4a-hydroxytetrahydrobiopterin dehydratase yields the protein MPSREPLSDDAIDDALADLDGWSHADNKLHKTYEFSDFREAISFIVRLSFYAEEMMHHPELENVYNTVSIALTTHDAGGKVTEMDVELASQIEELA from the coding sequence ATGCCTTCACGCGAGCCCCTCTCCGACGACGCAATCGACGACGCCCTGGCGGACCTGGACGGATGGTCCCACGCCGACAACAAACTCCACAAGACGTACGAGTTCTCCGACTTTCGGGAGGCCATCAGTTTCATCGTGCGCCTCTCGTTCTACGCCGAGGAGATGATGCACCACCCCGAGCTGGAAAACGTCTACAACACGGTCTCCATCGCCCTCACGACCCACGATGCGGGGGGCAAAGTGACGGAGATGGACGTGGAGCTCGCCTCGCAGATTGAGGAGCTCGCGTAG
- a CDS encoding complex I subunit 4 family protein yields the protein MDIPYLTSLVVFLPAAGALLTLFLRRASAIRWTALATTTVTFVLSIGLFVGYDPSVSTALGPQLADVWAGWLPDGYDVKYFVGVDGLSLLLVMLTTLLGPIVVLSSWTYIGEKHKGYYALLLLLQTGITGVFTSFDLLLFYIFFELTLIPMYFIIGIWGGKERIYAAVKFVIYTLVGSLLMLVGILYLGYAAGDAVNSGVFTTDWYTLLEYNIPLAVQGWLFAVFAFSFAIKVPLFPLHTWLPDAHVQAPTGGSVILAGVLLKMGTYGLLRFCLPLFPNVAQSYAGLFAVIAIIGIIYGALVARVQDDAKSLVAYSSISHLGFVVLGLFAFTTEAMQGAMIQMVNHGLSTGALFLLVGMLYERRHTRLMDDYGGLATSVPVLTTLMVISVLASAGLPGLNGFVGEFLILLGSFKSTVIDSPVLIAFATTGVILAAMYLLHMLYRTFFGELTDAANAQMADLNAREFGLMVPLIVLMFVLGFYPGPFLRQTAPTTEFLLETVEEKRAAVERMENAAAATADEPTPVPAAPPEAEDVSIDVPSISP from the coding sequence ATGGACATTCCCTACCTCACATCCCTCGTCGTCTTCCTGCCGGCCGCCGGCGCGTTGCTGACGCTCTTCCTGCGGCGTGCCTCCGCGATCCGGTGGACGGCCCTGGCGACCACGACCGTCACGTTCGTGCTCTCGATCGGGCTCTTCGTGGGCTACGACCCATCGGTGAGCACGGCCCTGGGCCCGCAGCTGGCGGACGTGTGGGCCGGGTGGCTGCCCGACGGCTATGACGTCAAGTACTTCGTGGGCGTCGACGGGCTGAGCCTGCTGCTCGTGATGCTGACGACGCTCCTGGGGCCCATCGTCGTCCTGTCGTCCTGGACCTACATCGGCGAGAAGCACAAGGGCTACTACGCGCTGCTCCTTTTGCTGCAGACGGGCATCACGGGGGTCTTCACGAGCTTCGACCTCCTCCTCTTCTACATCTTCTTTGAGCTCACCCTCATTCCGATGTATTTCATCATCGGAATCTGGGGCGGGAAGGAGCGCATCTACGCGGCGGTCAAGTTCGTCATCTACACGCTCGTGGGGTCGCTCCTGATGCTCGTCGGCATTCTGTACCTGGGCTACGCGGCGGGGGACGCCGTCAACAGCGGCGTGTTCACGACCGACTGGTACACGCTGCTGGAGTACAACATTCCGCTGGCGGTGCAGGGCTGGCTCTTCGCCGTCTTCGCCTTCTCGTTCGCGATCAAGGTGCCGCTCTTTCCGCTGCACACCTGGCTGCCGGACGCTCACGTGCAGGCCCCCACAGGGGGCTCGGTGATTCTGGCTGGGGTGCTGCTGAAGATGGGCACGTACGGCCTGCTGCGCTTCTGCCTGCCGCTCTTCCCGAACGTCGCGCAGAGCTACGCCGGCCTCTTCGCGGTGATCGCCATCATCGGCATCATCTACGGGGCGCTGGTGGCCCGCGTGCAGGACGACGCGAAGAGCCTCGTGGCGTACTCGTCCATCAGCCACCTCGGGTTCGTCGTGCTCGGGCTGTTCGCCTTCACGACGGAGGCGATGCAGGGGGCCATGATTCAGATGGTCAACCACGGCCTCTCGACCGGGGCCCTCTTCCTGCTGGTGGGCATGCTCTACGAGCGGCGCCACACCCGCCTGATGGACGACTATGGGGGGCTGGCGACATCCGTCCCGGTGCTCACGACCCTCATGGTGATTAGCGTGCTCGCCTCGGCGGGCCTGCCGGGCCTGAACGGATTCGTAGGCGAGTTTCTGATCCTACTCGGGTCCTTCAAAAGCACCGTGATCGACAGTCCGGTGCTGATCGCCTTCGCGACGACCGGCGTCATCCTGGCGGCGATGTACCTGCTCCACATGCTCTACCGCACCTTCTTCGGCGAGCTCACCGACGCGGCGAACGCGCAGATGGCGGACCTGAACGCCCGCGAGTTTGGGCTGATGGTGCCGCTCATCGTGCTCATGTTCGTCCTGGGCTTCTACCCGGGCCCGTTCCTGCGACAGACGGCCCCGACCACCGAATTTCTCCTGGAGACGGTCGAGGAAAAACGGGCCGCGGTGGAGCGGATGGAGAACGCGGCCGCCGCCACGGCGGACGAGCCCACCCCGGTGCCGGCCGCCCCGCCCGAGGCCGAAGACGTGTCCATCGATGTCCCGTCGATCTCCCCTTGA
- the nuoL gene encoding NADH-quinone oxidoreductase subunit L, which translates to MTSADLLRLVLLLPLAGAVLNGVAPLFLKHLRTRETLLGTVGTAVVAIPFVLTVYLFVTFGGDPIVADYFTWMAAGDLDLSFAYRIDQLSLLMTGVVTGVGGVIHLYSIGYMHGDAGYWRFFAYLNLFIFAMLNLVLANNLPVLFLGWEGVGLCSYLLIGFWYTDLSNSAAANKAFIVNRVGDFAFLVAMFLVFQQLGSLSFDVLLTEGPTLPEATLNWIVFLLFVGATGKSAQIPLFVWLPDAMAGPTPVSALIHAATMVTSGLYLLARLSALVLGAPVVMMIIAVVGAATALMAATIAIAQDDIKRVLAYSTVSQLGYMFMAAGVGAFFVSIFHVITHAFFKACLFLGSGSVIHGMEEVEHGLEKEGRDTGDFDPQDMRTMGGIGEYMPATRTTYLLATLAISGIPLTAGFFSKDEILFKAFEYGYDGSTYAMAVWVVGIVTAVLTAFYMMRSYMLTFEGEPRWPRSDQVSPHESPSTMTGPLWTLGILSLVGGFIGLPAVIQGGDLNWIHHYLGAKYGGPVAEASVQGHVPLALEWGLILLSSVIALGTVYYAWRVYGTQGLEYDAALQRQLRGVYQTWSDMYYWDEFYDAVVVDSLINGIARKGLAAFDTTVVDGAVNGVAGAAQNASGLLRRVQTGLVQNYALALTVGAALLVGLLMYGV; encoded by the coding sequence ATGACCTCTGCCGATCTGCTTCGTCTCGTTCTTCTCCTGCCGCTCGCCGGGGCGGTCCTGAATGGCGTGGCGCCGCTCTTTCTGAAGCATCTTCGCACCCGCGAGACGCTCCTGGGGACGGTGGGCACGGCGGTCGTCGCAATTCCGTTCGTCCTGACGGTCTACCTGTTCGTCACCTTCGGCGGCGACCCGATCGTGGCGGACTATTTCACCTGGATGGCGGCGGGCGACCTGGACCTGTCGTTTGCCTACCGGATTGACCAGCTCTCGCTCCTGATGACGGGGGTCGTGACGGGAGTGGGGGGCGTCATTCACCTCTACTCGATCGGGTACATGCACGGGGACGCGGGGTACTGGCGGTTCTTCGCCTACCTCAACCTCTTCATCTTCGCCATGCTCAACCTCGTGCTGGCGAACAACCTGCCCGTCTTGTTTCTGGGGTGGGAAGGGGTGGGCCTGTGCTCGTACCTGCTGATCGGGTTCTGGTACACGGACCTCAGCAACAGCGCCGCCGCCAACAAGGCGTTCATCGTGAACCGGGTGGGCGACTTTGCCTTCCTGGTGGCCATGTTTCTGGTCTTTCAGCAGCTCGGCTCGCTGAGCTTTGACGTGCTGCTCACGGAGGGGCCCACTCTTCCGGAGGCGACGCTCAACTGGATCGTCTTCCTGCTGTTCGTGGGGGCGACCGGCAAGAGCGCGCAGATCCCGCTCTTCGTGTGGCTGCCAGACGCGATGGCCGGCCCCACGCCGGTGTCCGCCCTCATCCACGCCGCCACCATGGTGACGAGCGGGCTCTACCTCCTGGCTCGCCTCTCGGCGCTGGTGTTGGGCGCGCCGGTCGTCATGATGATTATCGCCGTCGTAGGGGCGGCCACGGCCCTCATGGCGGCCACGATCGCCATCGCACAGGACGACATCAAGCGGGTCCTGGCCTACTCCACGGTGTCGCAGCTGGGCTACATGTTCATGGCGGCGGGCGTGGGGGCGTTCTTCGTGTCGATCTTCCACGTGATCACCCACGCCTTCTTCAAGGCCTGCCTCTTCCTCGGCTCCGGCAGTGTCATTCACGGGATGGAAGAGGTGGAGCACGGACTGGAGAAGGAGGGGCGAGACACCGGCGACTTCGACCCGCAGGACATGCGCACGATGGGCGGGATCGGGGAGTACATGCCCGCTACACGCACAACGTACCTCCTGGCGACCCTGGCGATCTCGGGCATTCCGCTCACCGCCGGGTTCTTCTCGAAGGACGAGATCCTGTTCAAGGCGTTCGAGTACGGCTACGACGGGTCCACCTACGCCATGGCGGTGTGGGTCGTCGGGATCGTGACGGCCGTGCTCACGGCATTCTACATGATGCGCTCCTACATGCTCACGTTTGAGGGGGAGCCCCGGTGGCCGCGTTCCGATCAGGTGAGCCCCCACGAGTCGCCGTCCACGATGACGGGGCCGCTCTGGACGCTCGGCATTCTCTCCCTGGTCGGCGGCTTCATTGGGCTGCCCGCGGTCATCCAGGGGGGGGACCTGAACTGGATCCACCACTACCTCGGCGCGAAGTACGGGGGGCCGGTGGCGGAGGCGTCGGTCCAGGGCCACGTGCCGCTGGCGCTGGAGTGGGGGCTCATCCTGCTGAGCTCGGTCATTGCCCTCGGGACGGTCTACTACGCCTGGCGCGTCTACGGGACGCAGGGGCTGGAGTACGACGCCGCCCTCCAACGGCAGCTTCGGGGCGTCTACCAGACCTGGTCGGACATGTACTACTGGGACGAATTCTACGACGCGGTGGTCGTGGACTCCCTCATCAACGGCATTGCCCGCAAGGGCCTCGCGGCCTTCGATACCACCGTGGTGGACGGGGCCGTCAATGGGGTGGCCGGCGCGGCCCAGAACGCGAGCGGCCTGCTGCGCCGGGTCCAGACGGGCCTGGTCCAGAACTACGCCCTGGCGCTGACCGTCGGGGCCGCGCTCCTGGTCGGGCTGTTGATGTACGGGGTTTGA
- the nuoK gene encoding NADH-quinone oxidoreductase subunit NuoK, which produces MDVAPNWYLALSAVLFTIGTFGVLFRRNAIVVLMSVELMLNAVNLTLVTFSQSMGDPSGQLLVFFSIAVAAAEAAVGLAIVIAIFRSQVTVDITEINLFKH; this is translated from the coding sequence ATGGACGTTGCTCCCAACTGGTATCTCGCCCTGAGCGCCGTGCTCTTCACCATCGGCACGTTCGGGGTGCTCTTCCGTCGCAACGCGATTGTGGTGCTGATGTCGGTCGAGCTGATGCTGAATGCGGTCAACCTCACGCTGGTGACCTTTAGCCAGTCGATGGGCGATCCCAGCGGCCAGCTGCTCGTCTTCTTCTCGATTGCGGTGGCGGCCGCCGAGGCCGCCGTGGGGCTCGCGATCGTGATTGCCATCTTCCGAAGCCAGGTGACGGTGGACATCACGGAGATCAACCTCTTCAAGCACTAG